The sequence AAAGCGCACTAAATTATAAATATCGCCATTAATAGCGGCTAAAAAATGGGAGTTTAAGATTATGGCTATCTCTCGAATTATCGCTAGCATCACTCAATATATTTCTGAAGCAGCAATGCGGATATTCGGCCCTACTGACGATGCTTATCCAGCAACTGGTATGCAACCATTTATGGGCGACCCTTACAAAAAAGGTACAGCAGATAACTGGTAGATATAGATGACTGTCGCTGTGCTGCAATTGAAAATTATCAATTCAAAATTCAAAATTAATGAAATAAAATAAAGGCGTGAAACAAACCTCACGCCTTTTTGTTTAAAGTTTTCTAGATTTATCGAGAATTTCTTTTTGTCGCAACCAATCTTTACCTACTTGGATGCTGACATCTGAGCCAAGATTTCCCGTACTTTCTACCCTCACTTCCCCAAAACCTAAACTTTGGCGAATGGATTCAGCGCTGTTACCGTCGCCTTGTTGCGCGACGATATGGGTGACGTCTAGAGGTTCACCCCATGCTTGAGCGATGTAGACATTACGATATCCGGCTTTTTCCAAGCTTCTAATTAAAGGTCGAAGCGTAGAGCGATCGCTACCTGTGCTATCTTGGATTGCTATCCGTAAAGCGCCGGGTTCTGAAGCTTCTTGTAGATTTGGTGATTCCAGCCCAAAGTGCTGCGCCATCAATTTAGCAATACTGTCTTTATTCGGCAACCAATAGCTAGCATCATACTCACGCTTCTCGCTAAAGCGACCAGGAAGCATTAACATTTGTGTATTGGCACGATTTGTCCGCACACCAAAACCCACGAGTGCAACTAGCTCCTCAACTGTCAAGTTAGTATCAATATGTTCCTTAACTACATCTAAAATTTGCGGTAATTTCGCAACAGTAGCGGGATTGAGGCTTTGTTCCATCAAAGCACGAATCACCATTTGTTGCCGCTGCACCCGGCCGATATCTCCTAGTTCGTCGTGGCGAAAACGCAGTAATTGCATCGCCTGTTCGCCCTTGAGATGTTGCTTACCTGCCTTCAAATTGATGTATAAATGTTGAGAATCATCTTGATACTTCATATCTTTGGGGACATAAACAGTCACACCACCCAAAGCATCAATGAGTTTAGCCACACCCAAAACATTAATGCGGACATAGCGGTCAATTCCCGCTCCACCTAGGAGGTTACTAACAGTTTTAGCAGTTAAAGCTGGCCCACCTTCCAAATTAGCGGCATTAATTTTTTTAACTCCATGTCCCTCTATGTCTGTGCGAGTGTCTCTAGGAATCGAGAGCATGACCATCTTTTTTGTCTCTGGGTCAAATTTGACCAAGAGCATGACATCAGCAAGACCATCAAAGGAGTTTAACTGGGGTAAATAGCGGAGATTTTTGGTTTCTGCGGGAGGGTTTTGGATATCAGGTGGTAACACACTCATTCCCATCACCAAGAGATTCACAGGGCGAGTTAATTGAGAAAATCGTAAACCACCGCCAGCGATGCGATCGCTATCAAATACCGCTTCTTCTTGGGGACTGAGTTGAGCTTGCTGCAGCGGCGTACTAGTCAGAGAAACCGCCAACAGCGCCCCCGCCATTGCCGAAACCATTGCAATACCGCCCATCCCTACCCAAAACCATAGCCAACGTCCAGCTTTAGCATTAGCAGAATTTTTATCGCCAGAGTTGGGCGCTTTTGCCGATTGGTTGTCTTCTGCTGAAGTTCTTTGAATGGTCACAGACTCCCTCACACTTACTGAGCAAATTCGGTAATTTTGTTAGATATGGAGACAAATCAAATCGTGATAGCCAATTCTTAATTATTAGCGCTAACTTTTTTGTTGTCGCGTCAACCACAACACTTATAGCAGTCTTTTAGTTTTTTGGCCGCAGTTTCCATACTGTTTTATAGCAGTATGACAACAATAAACTGGTTTGACCATATCTATCGGTAAAACATCTGTCATAGGCGATAATTTCGGTGATTATACTGAATCAACCTGAGAGGGAAATATGAACCTACTTTATCTACAAGGTAATAGCACGGGAATACGGAAAAATTTTGCTTTTTTATGCTATTGACACTCAGACTTGTGGGAGTAAGTAATTTTCTACTCTGATTGGGAACCGCGCCGTGGTTTGGCCGTTGAGAGTCTTTATGATAGGTGCTTGCTAAACATCCGCTCGGCAAAATTACTCAATCCTGGTAAACGTTTAGACTTGCCCTGAATGAGGCGAAAAATTAACCAGAGACTCACTAAAAAGTAACCAGAGGTGAACAAACTGTTGAGAATGAGTAAACGCAATGCCAAAAATTCTGCATTTTCAGCCCCGGTTGTGAACAACAGGTATCCTAAAAGCCAAGTAAACGCCAAAGTAATAGACAGACGACTCACCGCCATTTGTTCCCGACTGCCTTGACGGCGGTATAGTGTCCACAAAGAGGGGAAGAAACCAATGATGGGAATTAGATATAGAAGCAGTTGAGTTTTGGGGATGGAAGATTGGTAATTATTCCCATCACTTGGTGGAGATGAATTGTCAGATGGTGGTAGATTTTCCATAGTGAGAAGGATGAATGAAAGCAGAGTAATCAGAGATAATAAGCTTTGAGACAGGATTTTATTCAGTTCTATCCCGTAACCGGCTAAAGATGCAGACACGCAAGCTATTCGACTGGTGGGAGACACTAACACCCATCGCACGCATCGGCGCGATCGCACTTTTTATCCCCCTGCTAGTTCTCAATGGTTGGGCGATTTCGGCGATTTTTAATTATTTTCATTCTCTGATAGTCATTTTAGTCGGAGCTTCAGTCCTAGCTTTTCTGCTCAACTACCCTGTTAGCTGGATGGAGCGCCACGGTGCGAGGCGAGAGCCGATCGCTATTTTAGTGTTTTTATTGGCTCTATCGATTTTGTTGGCCTTGGGCGTGACTCTTTTTCCTCTAGCCCTGACCCAAGCGCAGCAACTAGTAGCCCGCATCCCAGAGTTAATTGACTCTGGGCGCTCTCAGTTAATGATGTTAAATGAGAAAGTAGAAGTTTTCGGTCTACCAATCAATCTTGATGCTTTGGTGTCACAAATCAACGATCGCGTCAAGGGACAACTACAAGCGATCGCTGGACAAGTTTTAAATTTGGCTGTAGTCACCGTCACTAGCCTGCTAGACTTCGTGTTGACGATGATTTTGACTTTCTATCTTTTACAGCATGGCGGCGAACTTTGGCAAAGTCTTGTAGAATGGCTTCCCTCTCGATTTCGAGATCCTTTCTCCAAAACCCTACGCCTCAGCTTTCAAAATTTCTTTATCACCCAACTAATCTTAGCTACCTGCATCGCCTCAGCCTTAATTCCCACATTTTTGTGGCTCAAGGTACCCTTCGGCTTACTCTTTGGCTTAACAATTGGGATTATGGCCCTGGTTCCCTTTGGTGGTTCTGTTGGTATCGCCCTGACTACCTTGTTAGTGTCATTGCAAGATTTCTGGATGGGGGCGAGAGTATTGATGGCGGCGGTGATTGTGCAGCAAATTCTCGAAAATTTAATTGCACCGCGCATTTTAGGCAGTTTTACTGGCTTGAATCCTGTTTGGGTAGTGATTTCTGTCTTGACTGGTGCCAGAATTGGCGGGTTGTTGGGTGTGATTGTGGCGGTACCGACTGCAGTTGTGATTAAAACTGCTTTAAGCGCCCTGCGTCCCATAGCAGAGAGTAACCAAACCCTGGAAGGTACCGAAGATATAACCACACCCGCTGTTGCTGTGGAATCTGTAACCACCGAAGCCAAAAATTCCTTGAGTATTTCCGAGGCGACATCGCCATAATACAAAAAGCACAATCATTGCGGGTCAACAATTGAACCCATGAAGAGAATACTACCTGTTTGGTGATCGCGAATGGCACAGAAGAAGGGACGATCAACAATCATTCTAAATGGTTGTGGTTTTTCTCGCAAAGATGTCGCTACTATCCCCACTGATGTAGCTGCTGCTGCTTCTGTGCCTTCTTCGTTTACTTCGACAAAAGTTTTGTGTTTAACTTCGCTGATAGCTAAATTTTTACCCATACCAGAAAAATTAGCTTTACTACTAAAAGCTTCTTCCATGCCTAAAGCTTTCAAGGCATCATTGAGTGTAACTTCATAATCGGTTTTAAACCGAGGTAAGCGAATAAAACCGTCCCGTTTTCTGAATTGAGTCATCCATTTTTCCCAGTTTTCAGAATTCAAGCTTTGCTCAAAGGCTTGGAGATTAGAGTTTTGTTTGGGTAAAAAGATATAGAAACTGATTTTGCCATCTTTGCCGTATGGTAAACTAACTGCCTGAAATTTATCATTTTCATGGTACAGATATTCACCATTTTGTGACATCATCTGCTGCTGTTTCTGTTGTCCGGAAGTGGTGTTAAAAGGGTAGTTAGCAGTTTGTTTCTTGTCAAATTTATCAGTCCATTGACCTTTAAAATATATAGCATTAATTAAAAACAGCACTTGCTCTGGGTCGAGTGTGCCGACTATTTTATCAATTTTGCCTTGTGTATTGTCACTCACCCATTTATTAATAATGTTAGGTGCTGCGGCATCTTGGAAATTTAAAGTGGTTACTTGAGCTTTATAAAATTCCTGAGCTTTTTGCAAGAAATCTGGACGGAAGCTAGCATCTTTATCTGCCCAAAGGGAGTTAGCAATAGTCAGTTGAATTTGTGGATCAGGATTTTCTAAAACAGTCTTGAATGCGGCGTAAGCAGAGTTGATTTCTGGGAGGCTAATACCCTGTAATTCGAGGGTTTTCGCCATTGCTTGTTGTGTAGAACCGCTAGCGCCATTGTAGGTCATAGCTAGAGCGATCGCTACACTTGAAGGTGAGATGAAAGAGTTGGTTTCACCGCTGTCATTTTTCCGAACTTCCGAAAATAGTTTGAAACCAAATTTATTGCTAGCGTCAACAATTTTTGTATCAGACATAGCTGTTTTTTTAGGTAAAGAAGTTTCCGTTTCTGGTGAACGAGATTGAGCTAAGGCACTCGTACTACTATTAACCTGAGAACAGCCTAAGACACCCAGTAGCATCACACCTGCGGCGGCTAAGGCGTAACGTCGTCCCAGACGCACAGCGTAACGTCTTTGCAAGAAATTTTCTCTCTCTTCACTCCATTTGTGCTCGTTCATGCAGCCACCTCACTTGCCATAGATTGTTTTGCTGTTGGTCAAGATTGACGTTCATCGCGTATCAGATGTTAACTAAAGGCTGAAGTATGAAGTATGAAGTATGAAGTTACCCCACCCATATTTGATTTTTTCGCCCATGATGGGCGAGGCTTGTACCAATTTTCACTTTATCCTTCATCCTTTATCCTTCATCCTAGCCTGCGGCAAGCCGAGGAAGCGTCTACATCCTTTCTTCGGTCAACTATGACATTTACCGCTCTCTCAAAGTCTGGCGGTTACAGTTTTTGTAACGGTAAATAAATTGCAGGAATTAAACAGAACTTATATGTTAGGCGATAGGGAATAGGCAATAGGCAATAAGTTTGAAAATCTTTTAGTTAATGGGTTTTTAATGTATTTTAAGCTACGAAACTACTAAAAAATAGCCTTTTATGGTAATGGAGTCGATAATTAAATCTAATGATTTGGTGAGACATTCTGTGCAGGAGTTGTGAGAAAGAATGATAGGTAGTTGCACAAAATTTAATCCATTCGTGAAAGCAGGGGCTAGGGAACAGGGACTAGGGAACAGCGAACAGAGAACAGGGAACGGAAAAATAATGTGTGTAATTAATTGTGTTTAGATACTTACCAATAACGAATTAAGTTTCAATTCGCAGGAACAGTCCACCAAGCTAAAGCGTAGGGTTGAGTGGCTTCATTGACCTTTTGACGATAGTGGACGCGGATTTTATATTTTCCTGTAGCTGGAATGGGACAAAAAATATGTTCTACGTTATCAATTTCGCTAATTGAGTTACAAACAGTAGCTTCCTCTAAATTTTTAGCGTCGGCTTTGACTAGATAAAGGTCAAGGTTATTCAAACCGCGATCGCTAAAATTCTCTTCCACATCATAGAGCTGATTTTGATTGCGATCGTTGAGTTCTACCAGCCGATCCCAAGTTAAGGTAATGGCAACAAAGCTCTTTTCCCGTAAAGGGTGGGCGAAAATATATTCCGCAGATGAAGCGGCATCAACTGTGCGATAATCCCAACCAAGAGCAGACACTGGTTGGGACGGTTGCCATTGACCAGCATTAAATTGCTGATAAGCTCGAAATGCGTTTAAATGACCTGCTCCCATTTGCGAATCTAAGGGAATTTTGGAATCTTTGTAAGCTTCGGAATCCAGCCAGCTTTGATTTTGTTTATCAATCATTGTCCGCGTCATTCCCAACCGCAAACCATCACCCATATCTTGGATTTTGTCTGCAGAATTGAGCAATATTGCTTTCATCACTTGATGACGGCGAGAATCAATACTCCAATTCGCTTGTTTTGTTCGCAGTTTTGTATCACCCAATTCTTGTAATAAGGCAACGGTAGCTGTAACATGAGGCGCAGCGAAACTCGTACCTGTAACTTTATTGAGTCTGCCGTCTGGATTCAGCAAAGAAATGTTGCTTCCTGGCGCAACTATCCCCACGGCGCGACGCCCGTCACTATTGAATTCTTTCCCTGCTAATCTCCCAGTGACTCCCTCGATAGAGCCAGCTAGGTTAGACACATCAACTTTATTAAAAACGCCTCCCCGACGGGATGAAAAAGCTACGTTGATGGCGTTATAGTTATCTGTGGGAATGGGAATACCACCTTTGCCTTGATTACCTGCGATCGCATACACAACATTGTGCACACGGCTAGACCAGTCGATGCACTGTGTTAGTAAAGCATTACCATCTAAAACAGCCTCTGGACGGGGATCGCGGTTTAAGGGTTCGCCAAAGCTGAAGTTAATCGCCCGAATATCACCCCCGTTTTGCATCGCTACATGTTGCGTTGATAAACATTCTTCCGGCTGACCCATATTTTTAATAGAGCCAACAGCAGAAGAATATAGCCTTGCGTTCGGTGCTACTCCCGGTAAAGCTTTGTCTCGACTTACCATGACGCCAGCAACATTGTAAGCGTGGGAGTCAACACCACTATTCGATTTAGCTGGGTTATTCCGCAAAAACACTCCAGCCAAGGAAATAGCACGATTTTTAGATACCGCCTTGTCCCAGCCAAACATCCCTGGGCGACCAATTTCTACCTGACCAATGGCTATTTTGCGACCACTCAAATTATAAGGAGCTTGATGTAACCTCAGCGCATCAATACCATTAGTTCCTAAAGAAGTTTGCAAAGCTGCACCGAATACAGGCAAACTCAAGCAAGAAGCACTCAATCCCCAAATTATCCAGGTTAGTTTTTTGTTCATTGTTATTTGTCGCTGGTCAGTTGATTTATGAGATTCGCTATATTTTGAGCATTCGTGCCAACATGGCTCCACTCGGAAAGTAAAAGCCGATATTATCTAAAAGCTCGTAATGCGCCTACCATTAACTACCCTCTTAGATTACTATGAGGGTTTTTTTATTGCTCAACTGATCAGCAGGAAGGATGAAGGATGAAGTATGAAGGATGAAGTCTGAAGTATGAAGGATGAAACCAATAAACTTGTATATTCAGCTTTTCATAGATTTGTAACGGTTGCTTAATTTGTGCCTTGGCGTACTAGAACGAGCGGAAATTCGGCGTCAAAAAAGGCGATCAAACTTCAGTAATCGAATGATTCTTGGCAAATTACCGATTTTTCAATTCTGCTGTCAACTTGTCTAAGTCGTTTTTGAGCAAAACTGTAATTTGTCCTGTGAGAGCTTTTCCGTTTTTGGGTTGAGCAATTTCCACCCAGTAAGCATAGCGATCGCCTACTCGCAATTCGCCCCGCAAGGCTTCTTTCAGGGGATTTTTGGCAAAACGGGCGGCGTTAACTACGCTCTGGTTGGGATACTCATATAGCAGTTGAGCGCGATTAAAATCTTGATAGATATCTAACCCATAAATTATCCGCAAAGACTCTTGCAAGCGAGCAAGTGTCATGCCGTTAATGGCATCATACATAGTCAAGCGTTCAGAACGAATTCGGCTCCGGTCTTTAGCAAATTCCACTTTCCCCGGAGCTAATACCGACGCCAAAAATGTAAACCTTTGAGCTGCTGTATCGCTCTTTTGGACGAATAATTGTTCTCCACGTCCGGGGCGTAATGTGGGATGAGCTTGAATCCAGGTAGTAACTTCTTCTGTACTCTGTCCTGGTAAAGCATGAGCTGGAGAATTATGGGTTAATACAGAAACAGGCAACGCCAATACAGTTAGCAGCAGTTTTTTGAGCATCGTTTATTCAGGGCTGGAAGTATGCATAGTTTGCCCCTTTTTTTCATAAAATTATCTAGTTTGTGATTGGTTATTCTTTTTGCTTCCTTTCTCTCTCCCATTCCCCATGTCACCAGAATATCTCACGCACAGAAAATGGATGAGTCGGGCTGTGGAACTGGCGCAGGCTGCGGGTGATGCTGGTGAAGTTCCTGTGGGTGCAGTGATTATTGATGCAGCGGGTAATTTGCTTGCGGAAGGTGAAAATAGGAAAGAACGCGACCAAGACCCTACGGCTCATGCGGAAATTATCGCTTTGAGGGCTGCTGCTCAAAGTTTACAGAGTTGGCGTCTGCATGATTGCACTCTCTATGTAACTTTAGAACCTTGTCCGATGTGTGCAGGTGCGATCGTTCAGTCCCGTATCGGCTTGTTGGTCTACGGGGTGGACGATACAAAAACTGGCGCAATTCGTACGGTTGACAACATCCCTGATAGTGCTGCTTCAAATCATCGCCTGAGCGTGATTGGGGGCGTTTTAGAGTCTGTTTGTCGTCAGCAGTTACAAGCTTGGTTTGCTACCCGAAGAAAGCGCACTTAGCAGACAGAGGTCAAACTGTCCAGTTGGTAAGACACAAGTCACTGAAGAAAATCTACGGTGGAACTAATGAAGATTTCATCATATTTTACCGGACATTCAGCAGCGACCGTCATCATGGAATTTTACTCTGCCGACAGTAACCGCCAGCGAAAATTAGCGAATACCTCAGCAAATACTCAGGTGGTTCATACTACCTCGCGGGTTTCGCCTTGGATAGGCCCTCTGGCGTATATATTGGGACGTCATTTTCTCCTACCATTTTTCTTTGACAATATTAAAATTGTCGGACAAGAAAATATTCCTCAATCTGGCCCTATAATTCTGGCGCCTACCCATCGGTCGCGTTGGGATGCTTTACTCGTACCTTATGTGGCTATGGGTTGTAGGATGGCAAAAGATTTGCGGTTTATGGTGACTGTTACTGAATGTCAGGGGCTACAAGGCTGGTTTGTACAGCGATTGGGTGGATTTCCTGTAGATCCTAAACGTCCATCAATTACTACTCTGCGACATGGGGTTGATTTGCTGCTGCAGAGGAAAACTTTGGTAATTTTTCCGGAAGGTGACATTTATCGTGATGGTGAAGTTCATCCGCTAAAACCGGGAATTGGGCGTCTGGCGTTGAGTGCAGAATTTAGTCAGCCTGGACTGGGGGTGAAAATTATCCCTATCAGCATTAATTACAGCCAAAGTTATCCTACCTGGGGTACGGATGTCATGATTCAAATTGCACCGTCGATCAAGGTTGCAGACTATACCAATGGCTGTATGAAACAAGATGCTCAACGCTTGACTGGTGACTTAACCAAGGTTTTGCAACAATTGAGCCATCAAGAATCAGGAATTACTACTCATGCGTTTGCGGAAATTCCTAATTCTTGATTTGGTTATTTTCAGCCATTTTGTTGCAGTTGTGCAAAATATGAAATTTTTGGGCATTGCTGATTGGGGGTATGAATTTGTCTCACGCAGAGTTGCAGAGTCGCAGAGAGTAAGAGCTTGAGAGATTTAATTTTTAATTTTCATCCCTTGATTCAGCAACGCCGATTTTTGGAACGCTAAGGTACGCTGAGGTTGGCGCTAAGGTGCGCGGAGGTTTTTTCTCATAGGATTTCAGAAAATGGTATAACCTACATGTTCATACTTCAGCCTTCATACTTCATACTTCATCCTTCATCCTTCATTAGGTTTCTATGGTTAATTCCCAGCTATTGAGTTTACCGATATCTTGCGGTGCATAGTCAATGAGCCATAATTGCCAGCGACCTTTGGCTGGTAGGGATAGTAGCTGTTTGAGGGATGGTTGCGATCGCACTGTGTAGGTTGTTTGTAAGGTGGTGCGGCGTCCTAGGGTGCGATTCTGCAATAATACTTGTTGATTGTTGGGGGCTATTAAATAAATTTCTAAATCACCTAAAAAATCGTGGGTGATGTTGACTGTGATTTGGAGATTTTGGATAGTACCAGTATCGGAAATAGCGATCGCGCTTTTGATTCCTTGTCGATTATTGTCTGGAATTGCTATCTGTGTTTCGTTCTTACCACTGATTTGTTTTGTGCCACTTGATGCAACTGCACGTAGTTGTGAGGCTGCTTGCACTGCTTTAGCTGCATTCACTTTGCCATAACCAAACCACTGAGAATGACCTTTAGCATCATAAGTCCCGGCGCGTAATCCGAGTTGCGGATCTGGATTGACATCGATGATTTTATCAGCGGTTTCTTGGAGAATTTTTTTTACTTGGGCTGCGGTTAAGTCGGGATTGGCTGATAAAATCAGGGCGGCGACGCCTGCAACTACGGGAGTGGCGCTGGAAGTACCGCCAAAGTTGCTGGTAAAGTTACCTGATTCATAGCCGGCGGCGCCTATTTGGTCTGTGGTGAGCATTCCTAATCCAGCTTGGTATGAGGCGATCGCTGGTTGTGTCTGCATAAAACCTGCATCTTGAAACCACATTCCTGGTGGGGCGTTGTTACTTGGGGCACATAAAGCAATATTGGTTCCCCAGTTACTGTAAGCTGCTTTTTTATTCAAACTGGTGGAAGCGGCTACGGCAATCACATCTGTATGTATGGTGAAACCACTTAACCATTCTGTATTCCCAGATAGCAAATTTTGCGGCCAATTGCGCTCATTCACCACACCATTAATGGGGCGGTTAGCATTTCCGGCTGCAAACAAAATCACGCAACCCTTACCTTTGCGCCCTTGGGTAGCAGCGCGGGTGAGAGCAGCGCGTTGACGCAAGGATAGGGGAAAGTAAACTGCTGATGCTCCCCAACTGCAAGAAATGACACTTGCACCTTTTTCGATCGCCCAGTTGAAGATATCTTCTATAGATTCATCATCTAAAAACCCAGTGGTACGAATTGGCATTAATGCA is a genomic window of Fortiea contorta PCC 7126 containing:
- a CDS encoding LCP family protein, with product MTIQRTSAEDNQSAKAPNSGDKNSANAKAGRWLWFWVGMGGIAMVSAMAGALLAVSLTSTPLQQAQLSPQEEAVFDSDRIAGGGLRFSQLTRPVNLLVMGMSVLPPDIQNPPAETKNLRYLPQLNSFDGLADVMLLVKFDPETKKMVMLSIPRDTRTDIEGHGVKKINAANLEGGPALTAKTVSNLLGGAGIDRYVRINVLGVAKLIDALGGVTVYVPKDMKYQDDSQHLYINLKAGKQHLKGEQAMQLLRFRHDELGDIGRVQRQQMVIRALMEQSLNPATVAKLPQILDVVKEHIDTNLTVEELVALVGFGVRTNRANTQMLMLPGRFSEKREYDASYWLPNKDSIAKLMAQHFGLESPNLQEASEPGALRIAIQDSTGSDRSTLRPLIRSLEKAGYRNVYIAQAWGEPLDVTHIVAQQGDGNSAESIRQSLGFGEVRVESTGNLGSDVSIQVGKDWLRQKEILDKSRKL
- a CDS encoding AI-2E family transporter, which codes for MQTRKLFDWWETLTPIARIGAIALFIPLLVLNGWAISAIFNYFHSLIVILVGASVLAFLLNYPVSWMERHGARREPIAILVFLLALSILLALGVTLFPLALTQAQQLVARIPELIDSGRSQLMMLNEKVEVFGLPINLDALVSQINDRVKGQLQAIAGQVLNLAVVTVTSLLDFVLTMILTFYLLQHGGELWQSLVEWLPSRFRDPFSKTLRLSFQNFFITQLILATCIASALIPTFLWLKVPFGLLFGLTIGIMALVPFGGSVGIALTTLLVSLQDFWMGARVLMAAVIVQQILENLIAPRILGSFTGLNPVWVVISVLTGARIGGLLGVIVAVPTAVVIKTALSALRPIAESNQTLEGTEDITTPAVAVESVTTEAKNSLSISEATSP
- a CDS encoding serpin family protein → MNEHKWSEERENFLQRRYAVRLGRRYALAAAGVMLLGVLGCSQVNSSTSALAQSRSPETETSLPKKTAMSDTKIVDASNKFGFKLFSEVRKNDSGETNSFISPSSVAIALAMTYNGASGSTQQAMAKTLELQGISLPEINSAYAAFKTVLENPDPQIQLTIANSLWADKDASFRPDFLQKAQEFYKAQVTTLNFQDAAAPNIINKWVSDNTQGKIDKIVGTLDPEQVLFLINAIYFKGQWTDKFDKKQTANYPFNTTSGQQKQQQMMSQNGEYLYHENDKFQAVSLPYGKDGKISFYIFLPKQNSNLQAFEQSLNSENWEKWMTQFRKRDGFIRLPRFKTDYEVTLNDALKALGMEEAFSSKANFSGMGKNLAISEVKHKTFVEVNEEGTEAAAATSVGIVATSLREKPQPFRMIVDRPFFCAIRDHQTGSILFMGSIVDPQ
- a CDS encoding S8 family serine peptidase, which translates into the protein MNKKLTWIIWGLSASCLSLPVFGAALQTSLGTNGIDALRLHQAPYNLSGRKIAIGQVEIGRPGMFGWDKAVSKNRAISLAGVFLRNNPAKSNSGVDSHAYNVAGVMVSRDKALPGVAPNARLYSSAVGSIKNMGQPEECLSTQHVAMQNGGDIRAINFSFGEPLNRDPRPEAVLDGNALLTQCIDWSSRVHNVVYAIAGNQGKGGIPIPTDNYNAINVAFSSRRGGVFNKVDVSNLAGSIEGVTGRLAGKEFNSDGRRAVGIVAPGSNISLLNPDGRLNKVTGTSFAAPHVTATVALLQELGDTKLRTKQANWSIDSRRHQVMKAILLNSADKIQDMGDGLRLGMTRTMIDKQNQSWLDSEAYKDSKIPLDSQMGAGHLNAFRAYQQFNAGQWQPSQPVSALGWDYRTVDAASSAEYIFAHPLREKSFVAITLTWDRLVELNDRNQNQLYDVEENFSDRGLNNLDLYLVKADAKNLEEATVCNSISEIDNVEHIFCPIPATGKYKIRVHYRQKVNEATQPYALAWWTVPAN
- the tadA gene encoding tRNA adenosine(34) deaminase TadA; amino-acid sequence: MSPEYLTHRKWMSRAVELAQAAGDAGEVPVGAVIIDAAGNLLAEGENRKERDQDPTAHAEIIALRAAAQSLQSWRLHDCTLYVTLEPCPMCAGAIVQSRIGLLVYGVDDTKTGAIRTVDNIPDSAASNHRLSVIGGVLESVCRQQLQAWFATRRKRT
- a CDS encoding lysophospholipid acyltransferase family protein gives rise to the protein MEFYSADSNRQRKLANTSANTQVVHTTSRVSPWIGPLAYILGRHFLLPFFFDNIKIVGQENIPQSGPIILAPTHRSRWDALLVPYVAMGCRMAKDLRFMVTVTECQGLQGWFVQRLGGFPVDPKRPSITTLRHGVDLLLQRKTLVIFPEGDIYRDGEVHPLKPGIGRLALSAEFSQPGLGVKIIPISINYSQSYPTWGTDVMIQIAPSIKVADYTNGCMKQDAQRLTGDLTKVLQQLSHQESGITTHAFAEIPNS
- a CDS encoding S8 family serine peptidase; translation: MSGDRLGLILQRGGEELILEKVSDRFTVRLTLDLTSEQLSQINWGVWQCTIANAKIQLFKVAAEQLEVAMSQARADENVAFASHVYTIKGNPGTFVYLHDQITIQFAAGVDGVRIDAIASPFHLVLDQPVLGLPNTFVFLVTKQATTNPIKIANHLQALPEVLAVEPNILVQTEPHYKPRDLLYPQQWYLNHNGGNQLAPGSHISVEKAWDITRGVRSVVVAVVDDSFDLNHPDFQGRGKIVAPRDLKNNDFLPLPDDNDASHGTACAGIAIAEENATGIVGVAPGCALMPIRTTGFLDDESIEDIFNWAIEKGASVISCSWGASAVYFPLSLRQRAALTRAATQGRKGKGCVILFAAGNANRPINGVVNERNWPQNLLSGNTEWLSGFTIHTDVIAVAASTSLNKKAAYSNWGTNIALCAPSNNAPPGMWFQDAGFMQTQPAIASYQAGLGMLTTDQIGAAGYESGNFTSNFGGTSSATPVVAGVAALILSANPDLTAAQVKKILQETADKIIDVNPDPQLGLRAGTYDAKGHSQWFGYGKVNAAKAVQAASQLRAVASSGTKQISGKNETQIAIPDNNRQGIKSAIAISDTGTIQNLQITVNITHDFLGDLEIYLIAPNNQQVLLQNRTLGRRTTLQTTYTVRSQPSLKQLLSLPAKGRWQLWLIDYAPQDIGKLNSWELTIET